The region CGCTGCGCTGGTTCCGCACCGCGACTCTGGCCGACCACCCGTATCTGACGCCGGATCCGGCCGCCGTACTGCCCACGGGGATATCCGGCCCCCCGGAGGGCGGCGCACTGGCCGCCGTAAGGGAGTTGGCGCGGCAACGCGGGATGGAGTTGCTGGTGCTGGACCAGACCCGGCCGGATGTGGGGCTGCCGGTGGCCAAGGTGCTGGTGCCCGGACTGCGCCCGCACTGGGCCCGGTTCGCGCCCGGCCGGCTCTTCGACGTCCCGGTCGCGCTCGGACGGCTGCCGGGGCCTACGCCCTATGCGGACCTCAACCCGATTCCGTTTTTCCTGTGATCCCCCGTGATAACGAGTAACTCTGCGTACACCATGAGCCTTCCACGCGGCCTCTCCACCCCCGGCAAAGATCGGATACTCTCGGGCAAGCCGCCCAATCCGGCCCGACCATCCGGAGGACGAGTGCAGGGGAGCCTCTTGCCCGACGATGCCGGGAACCACCCACCGCGCCAGCACAACAATCTGGCGCCGCGCCTGGCCGTCGTCATCACGGTCCTCGTGCTGGTGGGCTACTTCGCCGTGGCCGTCACCTATGTGGTCGACGGCAATCGTTCGGGCAGGACGATCGACGCGGCGATGCTCGGGCTGGCGCTGCTGCCGATGACGATGCTGCTCTGCCTCCAGATGCTGCACTCCTTCCCCGGTCTCGCGCCCCGGCTCAGCGGCGCGCGCCGCTGGACGCTGACGCTCCAGGCGGTGCTGACCTTCGCCCCCTTCGCGGTCTTCAAGCACGCCTGGCTTGGCATGCCGGGCTTTCTGGCCGGCTCCTCGCTGCTGGTGCTGGCCCCGGCGCTGGCGTGGCCGATGTTCGCGGCCATCCTGCTGTGCACGGATGCGCTGCTCTTCCAGGTCGGCTTCGGCTGGGGCCAGGTCGCCTACACCTCGGTCTCCACCGCGCTGACCGGGCTGGTGGTCTTCGGGCTCTCACGGCTGTCCGGGCTGGTCGCCGAGGTGTCCCGGTCCCGGGCGGAACTGGCCCGGCTGGCGGTCGCCCAGGAGCGGCTGCGGTTCTCCCGGGATGTGCACGATCTGCTCGGGTACAGCCTGTCCACGATCACCCTCAAATGCGAGCTGGTGCACCGACTGGTCCCCCGGCAGAACTCCCGTGCCCAGCAGGAGCTTTCGGAGATCCTGCAGACTTGCCGTCAGGCCCTCGCCGACGTCAGGGCCGTGGCCAGCGGCTACCGCAAGATGTCGCTGTCGGCGGAGTCGGCGACGGCCCGCTCGATGCTGGCCGCGGCGGGTATCAGCGCCACGTCCGCGATCGACTGCGG is a window of Streptomyces violaceusniger Tu 4113 DNA encoding:
- a CDS encoding sensor histidine kinase, which translates into the protein MPDDAGNHPPRQHNNLAPRLAVVITVLVLVGYFAVAVTYVVDGNRSGRTIDAAMLGLALLPMTMLLCLQMLHSFPGLAPRLSGARRWTLTLQAVLTFAPFAVFKHAWLGMPGFLAGSSLLVLAPALAWPMFAAILLCTDALLFQVGFGWGQVAYTSVSTALTGLVVFGLSRLSGLVAEVSRSRAELARLAVAQERLRFSRDVHDLLGYSLSTITLKCELVHRLVPRQNSRAQQELSEILQTCRQALADVRAVASGYRKMSLSAESATARSMLAAAGISATSAIDCGPLPELVDTVLASVLREGLTNVLRHSKADHCAIEARRSGHQVWLTLVNDGVGRPSTILHTDSTDGGSGIGNLRVRVENLGGRLRAGVRPDGCFELRAELDVSVAAPSRSGRERGSKGSNDSKEEYGPGPTVTA